One genomic region from Vitis riparia cultivar Riparia Gloire de Montpellier isolate 1030 chromosome 17, EGFV_Vit.rip_1.0, whole genome shotgun sequence encodes:
- the LOC117905066 gene encoding 1-deoxy-D-xylulose 5-phosphate reductoisomerase, chloroplastic-like has protein sequence MALNLLPPAEINSISFLDSTKSARLPKLPGGFFLKRKDYGATFGRRVNCSAQPPPPAWPGRAVPELGRKTWDGPKPLSVVGSTGSIGTQTLDIVAENPDKFRIVALAAGSNVTLLADQVKTFKPQLVAVRNEALINELKEALADCEHKPEIIPGEQGVIEVARHPEAVTVVTGIVGCAGLKPTVAAIEAGKDIALANKETLIAGGPFVLPLAHKHNVKILPADSEHSAIFQCIQGLPEGALRRILLTASGGAFRDWPVDKLKEAKVSDALKHPNWNMGKKITVDSATLFNKGLEVIEAHYLFGAEYDDIEIIIHPQSIIHSMVETQDSSVLAQLGWPDMRLPILYTLSWPDRIYCSEITWPRLDLCKLGSLTFKTPDNVKYPSMDLAYAAGRAGGTMTGVLSAANEKAVEMFIDEKIGYLDIFKVVELTCDKHQAELVASPSLEEIVHYDLWARDYAASLHHSSGLMPVLA, from the exons gtggattttttttaaagagaaaggATTATGGAGCAACATTTGGTAGAAGAGTTAACTGTTCAGCACAGCCGCCTCCTCCAGCCTGGCCAGGACGAGCTGTTCCTGAGCTGGGGCGCAAGACTTGGGATGGTCCAAAGCCTCTCTCAGTTGTTGGATCTACTGGCTCCATTGGAACTCAG ACACTGGACATAGTTGCAGAGAATCCTGATAAATTCAGAATTGTGGCACTTGCAGCTGGTTCCAATGTGACTCTTCTTGCTGATCAG GTGAAGACGTTCAAGCCTCAATTAGTTGCTGTGAGAAATGAGGCATTAATCAATGAACTCAAAGAGGCTTTGGCTGACTGTGAACACAAGCCTGAGATCATCCCTGGAGAGCAAGGTGTAATTGAG GTTGCCCGCCACCCAGAGGCAGTCACTGTAGTGACAGGAATAGTAGGTTGCGCAGGTTTAAAA CCTACAGTGGCTGCAATAGAAGCAGGGAAAGACATAGCCTTAGCCAACAAAGAGACCCTAATTGCTGGGGGTCCTTTTGTCCTTCCTCTTGCACACAAGCACAATGTAAAGATTCTTCCTGCTGACTCAGAACACTCTGCAATATTTCAG TGTATTCAGGGTTTGCCTGAGGGAGCACTTCGGCGCATTCTTTTAACTGCATCTGGAGGGGCATTCAG GGATTGGCCCGTTGATAAATTGAAAGAAGCTAAAGTTTCAGATGCTTTGAAGCATCCTAACTGGAATATGGGGAAAAAGATCACGGTTGACTCAGCTACCCTTTTCAATAAG GGTTTAGAAGTTATTGAAGCACACTATCTGTTTGGGGCTGAATATGATGATATTGAGATTATAATTCATCCACAATCTATCATACATTCTATGGTTGAAACACAG GATTCGTCTGTCCTGGCACAGTTGGGGTGGCCTGATATGCGTTTGCCAATCCTCTATACTTTATCGTGGCCAGACAGAATTTACTGCTCTGAGATAACTTGGCCACGACTTGATCTTTGCAA GCTTGGGTCACTAACATTTAAAACTCCTGACAATGTGAAATATCCATCCATGGATCTTGCCTATGCTGCTGGACGGGCTGGAGGCACCATGACAGGAGTTCTTAGTGCAGCTAATGAGAAGGCTGTGGAGATGTTTATCGATGAAAA GATTGGCTATCTAGATATATTCAAGGTCGTGGAACTAACATGTGATAAGCACCAGGCAGAGTTAGTAGCTTCACCATCCCTTGAGGAAATCGTACATTATGACCTCTGGGCACGGGACTATGCGGCCAGTTTACATCATTCTTCCGGTTTAATGCCTGTTCTAGCATGA